AGTCGATCTTCAACATTGGTCTTGTCAATCACAACCATGGAGTGGGCAAATCCGCAAGCAACACTACAAAAAGGGAGACCCTAGGATTCAGCATGTAAAGTTCCATCTTCTAAGATTAACATTTTTTTCAGAAATAGACTAACCTGATAACATGCATGCCATCTAAAATGTCCACCTTCTTAGGAACTGCAGAAGATCTATTGAGAAAAGGACGAAATAAATGAAGAGTAAGTGCACAGAACTCAACCAAAAAAAGAATAGATATGAATCAAACCTACTTTTGTCCAGTTGGTCCATAACCCAGCTCCCCTGATTGTGCATGGCCCCAACTAATGCACGAGGAATCAGCACCGACAAAGTGGTGCATATGTCCAGAATCCATACATCGCAGGTTCCATCCACTAGAAATACAGAATATAGCACAAATATCAATCCAGTAGTCTTAATAACAGAAGAAAAATGTTGTGCTTTTGAATAGAGAATGCCCTATTAGATATAGCCCCAGACAATGACTGGGTAAGCGGATACAACAATACCCCATTAAAGCGTGGTTGCCATTAAAGATCTTCCTACATGAAGAGTGAAAATTGCAACTTGAACACAATATATCCAAAGAAGCAACCAAGACTGCAAAGATACTCTGCCAAGACTTTGCATTGAAATCACCCTATTACCCCTAACGACAAGacgaaaggaaaagaaatttcaaaCACCATCTTCATTGATGTTATCGCAGATGTAACCAGAAAACATTGACAAAATTATACTTCGCCCAGTATTGTTATCACAAACATTATAATTCACCCAGTACATGGAAAACATCGCACAAGCAGCTCATTCTGTCATCTTTACTAATAGTATGAGCAAAATAAAATTTGGAAATTCAAATATTATAAAGAACAAAACCTCAAATCCAGAAGAGGTTTAGGATACATCCAATCATCCCCGCTGTTCTTTACTTTGCCCCACATGTAAAGCTGTCCTCCTCCTGCACAAGAAAACATTATTAGAAGTTTTAAGTTAGAGATGTTTATTGCTATTCATGGGCCCACCATATTGCAATTAGTAGAAAGTGGCCTGATCACATCTTGTGTAGAATGATTTTACTTGCAGAGCAAATTTCAGACAGACACTACCGCCCCACTCCATTATAAAAGATACTCAACCTGCTTTTATTTCTACTGTGTCCTGAAAAGATTAACCTCATTCCTAGTATGACAAACTCGGCCGCCAAAATTTAAACAACTAAGAACTATGCTTGTTCAAACCAACTATTTCCTTCACCAGTCTACATGTCACATAATAATTTTAACCACTAACTAACAATAGTAAATATTTCAAtcaatttagttttaatttccaTGCAATCAAGGCTGGTAGAGTATTTTGGGATCAGGGTTGTATGTTTACTATTGGTCACTTTTTCTTTTACGATCTTTGACCAATGATTACTAAAAATTAAGAACCACTAAATCCACTGACGTAAGCTTCACAAAACCTGTCCACTACCAAAATCGGATTAAGGAGGATTGCAAGAAGATATCAGTGTGAATATACccaaaaagccaaactaggataATCTTTTCAATGTAGGATGGATACAAAGAATACaaatttagaaaagaaaaaaacctaACTAATTTGGAATTAAGGCATAGTTGATTGGTTGAATACTTAAAATTTAGACATGAATTTAACATATTAAGAATTAACAAGGACTTTGATGTCGTTACTGCTTGTTGTGtctgcttctttttcttttatttttatttaatgtcTGGTTATATTTGGTTCTTGAAGTGTGGATTACATGTGAAAATAAGTAAGGTGGTAAAATAAACGGCCTCTCTATCTCTATCTTCACAGGGAAGGGATACCACTTTGTGCGATTACACTTCACAGGGCAGGGATACCACTTTGTGCGATTACACTgggttttttttgttgttgtattaaaAATTAACAAGGATTTGATTAGCCCATAATAACACCTTACTTATTTTCACATGTAATCAATCTGTACTTCAAGAACCAAAAATAACCAGACATTAATTTTACACTTTTTACACGTAACTAGACAGCTAACTTTATGTTCACATTCTAAAGAAGACGCCGGCTAACAATCCACTTATTCGTGGGAATAATCAATTATATAGTGTTGATAATGGATTTTTTCCCTTCTTCACTCAAAGCAATAACTAAACGTGGAAGCACTACATGTAATAATAATCGTCTTTAGAATATACATTTAAAGATCGCAATCTACTCATGTGAGAACACCTCTAGGCTGTAGCAACTTATTAGGAGCCATTAGAAAACTTTTGGggagagtttttgaaaaaaaaaatatttggaaaaGAAAAGCTCGTGTAGAAAAGGTGGAGCTAGTAGAGATATCAATGATGATGGCATTTCACATGGGGAGCAGCTTACAAGTGTACagataaaatttcaaaaatgataTCAAAACAAAACGGGGACACCAAAAGGAACAAGAAAAACCATACCAGCAGTGCATGCTGAGTTGGCAGAACCTGCTGAAACCACTGCATTTGGAGGCAAGACATTCTGCCGTGTGAAAACATCAACTCGTCGAGGAGTCCACTCATCCTTCTGTTCTCTATGACCAAGCCCATCCTTCTGTTCTCTATGACCAAGCCTGCAATCAGCAAAACCAAGCACATCTTTTTGTTTATACTTATAAGATCCAAAAAGAGCACGGAAAAGACACGGTGGTGCAATGGACCTCCACTACATAGACATAggaaaatatgaaatagaatgAACGAACCTCCCATAACCGCCAAATCCCCACCTAGGATTTGTTTGCCAAAACAGAGGAAAGAGTAAGTCAGTCTCTGTACATATTGTCAAGTCAAAGCAAACAAGCTAAGGTAGAACTTACGTGTATACATATCCATTCTTATCCACTGCAACTGAAATCCAGAAAAAGAGAAGGTAAAGGCACTAAGCAAATCTGACAATATCTAAATTTGTTTAATTTAAGTTGAGATGAACCTGTGTGATTTGTTCCACAAGCTACTTTGACTATAGTCTCTCCAGAAAAAGCTGCTATAGCTCTAggtcggggttgagcttcataggCTAGCTTTACCGAGCTATCTTTGGTATTATACTGCATGTTACAGGGCATCCTTAATTAATTCAAAGAATGCAAGTCCCAATTTCAAATATAAAGATGCTACTATGTGAATGTTTTATTACAATCTCttccaaatttaaaaatcaaaatatcaGCTTCCACGGTCTCGAATAATGTGTTGCGATAAGGCACAACTAACCACAGGCCAACTCatttatagcttgtttggccaagcttctccaaggtcaaaagtaattttttgaaagaaaaaaaatattttttccaaagttgaggtgtttggccaagcttctaagaagaaaaaaagtgcttttgagtggAAGCACAAGCAGTTTTTAAGTAGCAGACAAAAGTAACTTCTCCCCAAAAGTACCTTTGTGAAAAACGCTTTTGAGAAAATTATACTTAGAAGCaatttctaaaagcttggccaaacaattgttgctcaaaagtacttatcaaattgattagccaaatACAAATTGCTTTTcactaaaagtacttttttgaaaagcacttatcagtgttatcaaaggcgaaaagcacaaaaaagctctaaggtccgtTGGGGCTTTAAGTGCAAAGCGCAAATAATgcgtgggctttaatgaaaaaGGCACAAcgggagaaaaagtaaaaatatgcatgtagtccaagactaatcATTATAAGCATGATTAACAattatatggacaaagaaattgaaaaacaaatcacgataaagtgaaatatcaattgtttaagtTCGCCTTTTCAGGATtacactcattggcaaggaaaaataTGTCTTAGAGCTTTGATACGACACTAAAGCGCCCACcaagcgaggcgaagcgctcaacgTGTTTTGAGtctcgcttcagggcttaagagcgcctttgacaacactggcACTAATAGAAAAatacacttttcaaaataagctgattttagaagcttggccaaatataCTATTAGACTGACCCCCGTTCTTGCCATGAAAGGGGGAAAATTGGCTATGGTGTTCCCAATTACAGATTTGGCGCATTTATATTTAAGTTTCTACATTTAATTTCGGAGAATAATTAAAACTGAaatcatcaagaaataaaagccCAATATGAAGTATAAAAGCACTCCATTGTGAAGGAGAAAATCACTGATTATTCGGTGTAAAACGTGCCATCCACATAACTTATCATCTACATGGTACAGATTGGTGAGATACATGTCAGTAAAATTAATGAGGCTGGGACATGAAtgttttagtaaaaataatgagATGTTGGGACATGAATGTTTTTTAAGTGCTTTGATAGGGAAACAAGCACCAACATCAGCATGACTGGTTATCATCCTCACGTCATACAGGTGCACAAAAaggataaataaataaacaaaaaataaactaGTTCAAATAATTATGCTCCTACAATTACATATCACACGGTAGACTTCCACATCCTCATACATTTTGCCTGTTTAGTGTACCAATCTCCTTAACTTCATGTGCCAAAGCAGGAAGAGAACAAGGCTAAAGGAGAAATAAAGATGTAAGTTTTTAGAAAGTAGACCTTAGATggtcaaaattttcaattttcctgTTAATATAAAAAAAAGCTCTACCAGTTGCAATGGACAAGGGGGCCTAGatagaaatacaagataaagtGGAGAAGATAACAACTATGCTCATCCAATTGCTGCTAACTATGATTTCAATTTATGAACAAGTATCAAGAAAGTTGTATCATTATTAATTACATTGAATAGATGATCTTGTGGTGACATACTGTTGCTGCTAAAGGAAATATTGCAATTCGAGATTTTGTTATACATCATGCTGAAGACATAAATTTCCGATATGTAAGAAGGAAATATTGGAAGCGTTTGTCCATGTCACAGAAGATAAAGTAAAAACAAATGAGAAAATTTCCAAACCGTACCTCATTGTCAGTACCATGACCAAGCTGACCATACTGAGGCAGACCGGCAGTTCTAGAAACCACAAAATAACATGCGAATAAGAGAGTAAGCAAAATCGGAGCTGAAAATGGCACAACAAAAATTTTCTATTCATACAAAGCATTATCAAGGtggttaaaagaaaaaaaaattacaaaccaTACAATATAGAAGCTCCTTCAACTGAGGTTAGCCACACAGTAAATTCAGCCCCACAAGTAGCAGTTTTGACTTCAGAGACAGCACATTGGACTGGAGATGATTCAATTTCTGCAACAATACAAAAAAGTGATGatcttaatttattattttacaaaagAATGGAAACTAACCCAAGACAGAAGAAATTAATAGACTCATAATGCTAGGAAATAAAGACAGTAGGATGCGTAAAGCAAGTTTTTGGTTCGTTACTACCCCAACTTTTCTTATAAGGTCCTACGCACTGGCTTATATAATCAAAGAATTGTTGTTCTTTCCTACACTAGATtatatgatcttaaatattttaatgaacAAACTTTCAGCAGAAATGCATGTACAAGCAGGCTCTGCTGCCTATTACAAATTTATGTTTCAATCTGCTACACTTACTTTCCTTTTACTGCTTAAATTTTTTACCAAAGAGTTTTATGGATCTTGTCGATAATACATTATCAAACTGTAAATGTAAATATCATGCATACAATTTGCAGTTCTTAAATGCTTTAGCTAATAGTAAGAAAGAGGTAGACAGATGgaacttttttttttggggggggggggggaaagcCACTCGCTAGTCGTTATCAAACGCCACACTGCTGTAATTAAACCTCGAGCACCCTTGGGAATATGGACATAGATGTCTCCGCCATCCAGTGCTAATTAGATTAACTTCACATCGACACAAATAACTGTACAATATTAGCTGAGCGAGGATATGCACACGTAATTCCTCTGTAAATCACTATAGCCTAACCgtcaaaaagaaaaattgagCATAACAGATTCTATAACCAAACAGAAGTTGAATCAGATAAATAGGTTCAGCAATCCTTTACTTGCCACAACATCCAGAGGAATCAAAGGCATGACTAAAATTTGTAAACTTGCCACTAGCCCGGTTGAATAGTAGATTACATTATCAACTTCCCCCCTCCACTCCACTCAGTCAAGTAACTGAATTTGACATATTCCCAACCCTTTCACCTTAACTGTCTCTCTGCATGGATTCCATCTCCTCACTTTTGATTCAAGTCCATGATCAATGTTCCAGAAAAcgctttttgaaagaaaagaaatataGATCTCTAAGTTgttaagttcttcattctttgAAAAAATGGACTTGTCACTTACAAACCTGTGTCTTAAGTTTTTTAGTTACCAAATTACTAGCGTTCTCAACTTCTCATCAATCTCATCTCTTTTACAAGTGAAGTTCACACAATCTACGATAGAAATGCAACTCATTCCTCAAGTGGGACACAGTAAAGAGCTCTGGCAGAAGATATTGGCACAAACCAGCCCTCGAATAATTCATATGTCAAGATAAACACTGTTACTACTTACATTATCATTCTTACTTATGTCAAGATAGTTCAGCACCAAATCAACCTCAACGAGACGGTTTCCTAGAACAACAAGGTGATTAAATGGAAACCCTGGTAAGCATATAATTTTCCTGTTAAGGCAAGAAAGAACTGGAAAAACACGCAAAATGGCCCTCAACAATTCTGTCCACCATTTCATGCATTCTTCATCTAAAAGACTTAACACTTCTTGCAGAGTATTAACCAGCTTTTTGTAAGGCATGACAGAATCGCATTCACCATTCTCGTAACTAAAATTTACCAGCTTTTCAGTCAGGAACAAAAATAGGATTAAATTCCATACATAAAATTCCAAAGAGGAATTGGCCCCTATTGTAAGATAGGCAGCTAAAAGCATCCATCAGAGAAATGCATTAAGCAAAAATGCACAAAGGTGAAACAAAGGCATATAGTCATCATATCTTATGTTACACAAACTAATTCACAAGTATGTATCGAACAGAGAGGGAAGGAACAAAGTAGGGTGACAAAGGTGCTCACCATTTTTTGCAGAGCCTGTACCAAGCTGCCCATGTTTATTCCAACCAAAAGCAAAGGACTGTCCATCTTCAGTCACTACCACTGTGTGGCTCCTTCCAGCTGCGGCTCTAATGATTTTATGCCTGGAATGAAAAAGTTCTATTTAATGACAGAAGTAGATACTTAATAGACATAAAGGTTTCAGGAGATATGGACTAACCATAGAGGGAACTTAAGAAGGGTATTGGAAGCATTTCTTGCTTCTATACACATATACATTCAGTTTTAGCAGTAAAATGTTTACTGTTACTGTACCTTATAAGAAACGGAAGCAAGAAAACGAGCCCAATAACACCTCCCTCATAAGAACTACAGATTTGAAATCATCTACATATGCGCTTAAATTATCATAACAaacctatatattttttaaagacAACTCATGTTGTTCCTAATATTCCAAGTTGCAGTCAAGAGGCATGACCAACCatttaattaagcataaaataaaGTTGTAGCATGATGGCATCTTACGAATATCAAACCTACAACTTAGTTTCTTCATGGCTATAGAGGCGACTAACTTTTGAAAAATGCTTAACCGGCCTCAAACaatgaagaaacaaaataaaggtaGATTCTTTTTTGTTAAGCAAATAAAATAGAAAGGTTTGTCTCAACGTTTTCAACAAAGAGAGAACCAAAGAGCTATCAGCACGGGAAAATAGGGCAAATTTAGGGTTTTGAGAAAACCAAATAACTATAAGCAGGGGAAAATAGGACAAATATAGGGTTTTTAGCCATAGGGTACGTTATACCACTGCAACCAATACTCCATTGTGGTAGCGGGTTTAAACTtggtaaatatttcaaaaaagatCAGCTATATCTGCCATTGaaggaagatacaagccaagaACAACTTACTTGGAGAGTTCAGAAACAACAGTTGGTCTATCACGTGTAATTTTATCTCCATGACCAAGCTGCCCTTTCTGCAAAACTACCATACTTCACATTACGGTAACAAAAGCAGCATAAACAGACAGAGATAAACACACACAAAACAACTTGCCTCATTCCTTCCCCATGTATAGCAACGTCCTTCAGTATCTAGTGCTACACAATGACAAGAAGCTGCACTCCCACCAACATGTaagggaaaaaatgaaaaagaataatAGGCGCAGAATCACTAAAACACAATAACTTTGACTTAATCCAAACTAATCGGGGtcgactatatgaatcctcaACATACATTCCACTACATTTTAACCAGTTTCACTAAGCAAactaaaaagattaaaaaaacaCAATGCAAGTGTAGCAATACAACTAAGCAAAAATCATTTTTTAAgggaaaaaagcaaaaaagaacaTAATATACCGCAGCCAGAGGCAACGAAACAAATGTTGACACCAAGAAGCGGTCGAAGCCTCGTCGGAGAAATCAAATTCCCTTCCGCCACTTTCCGGCGACCAATAGCATCCCAACTAGTACATCCACAAAACAGCAGCTCACCACCCTTCACCACCTCTTCCTCCACCGTCTTCTCTGCCTCTACCTCCGACATCTCCGGCGAACTCACTCAACGgtcgaaaaaattcaaaaaaacgtAGATCGAACTGAAACGTAACCTCAATACAACAAAACTGCCGGTGATCGGCGGAGTAACGGAGATTTGAAAGGAATCGGCGGCAAAAGGGTCTATAAGCAAACCAAAGTAATAGTAGTAGTTTCAGAAAGTAAACATCAGAAACCCTACAAAATAACGCTATTAAAAGAagattttaatttgtttttgtgTATTCCGAGAATGTGAGGCTTTATTAAATTTGTGGGTCGAAAGTAGATATACGGATTGGTGGAATGGATAATTATAgtgctttcctttttcttttttcgctTTTTCTGCAGtgtgattttttttgaatttggaaaATTAGAACAAACTATACTCTACTATACAATACAATATATGTACGTTATGTTCGATTTAGTGGTCGCTGTCGGacagatattttttattttataggaATTTGCGATATTTGTGTAGGGTTTAAGGGTTTTGTCCACTGGAGAATTTTGATTCTTTTCCCTATGGGGTGGAGGGCATATGCCCTTTTTTTGGACTCTTTGGTCATTATTTAGTtgctctttttggatttttctcttACACCTTccactattttttaatttttttatatgctTAATTAAGTAGCAGTGATCCTATGACCATAGGTTTTCAATTGTATATGGCGATTTCATGTTTTAGATTGTACTGGGATGTTGTTCTTGTTGATCTCAGGTTGATTGTAGCAAACTATAAATATTAGGTATACCATGTTGTTTGTAGTTTAGATTACTTATTTTGTGACAATGGTATCTAGCCTAGTATACatacatttctattatttcttACAATATTTATTATTTCCCACTAGCACAAGCTAAGTTGTTCGGACTCTTCGTTTTGAGTGTCGCACCCGTGTCGATACGACATAGTTGTGGATGTGGGATCCGTACCGGATCTGGTCAATCGATTTTGGGTTCGTTGACCAAAATCAATGGAGAGATTCAGGAtagataaaataatttttgaatttaaaacAAACGGTAggtgaaattgaagaagatgaaatattttgtatATAGAAATTTCTATGTCAGTTATTTTACTTTTATCTCCTTCTCGGATTCTCCTCTTGatcaatattttttccttttcggAATACCTATAAGTTTTCCACATAATGTTTCATAATTTAGAC
The nucleotide sequence above comes from Nicotiana tabacum cultivar K326 chromosome 12, ASM71507v2, whole genome shotgun sequence. Encoded proteins:
- the LOC107776184 gene encoding uncharacterized protein LOC107776184 isoform X1 — encoded protein: MSEVEAEKTVEEEVVKGGELLFCGCTSWDAIGRRKVAEGNLISPTRLRPLLGVNICFVASGCASCHCVALDTEGRCYTWGRNEKGQLGHGDKITRDRPTVVSELSKHKIIRAAAGRSHTVVVTEDGQSFAFGWNKHGQLGTGSAKNEIESSPVQCAVSEVKTATCGAEFTVWLTSVEGASILTAGLPQYGQLGHGTDNEYNTKDSSVKLAYEAQPRPRAIAAFSGETIVKVACGTNHTVAVDKNGYVYTWGFGGYGRLGHREQKDGLGHREQKDEWTPRRVDVFTRQNVLPPNAVVSAGSANSACTAGGGQLYMWGKVKNSGDDWMYPKPLLDLSGWNLRCMDSGHMHHFVGADSSCISWGHAQSGELGYGPTGQKSSAVPKKVDILDGMHVISVACGFAHSMVVIDKTNVEDRLDQLDVYDGKASEEASVEPVSESPVSQKASKKGSAKAPANSNKRKKKDASSDSEGEEENSDDESDDYEEKSNGRAKSSSRGRGKAAGRATASKKGSGRGRGRPPSASKSSQPEGKVTPGKRGRPRKS
- the LOC107776184 gene encoding uncharacterized protein LOC107776184 isoform X2; translation: MSEVEAEKTVEEEVVKGGELLFCGCTSWDAIGRRKVAEGNLISPTRLRPLLGVNICFVASGCASCHCVALDTEGRCYTWGRNEKGQLGHGDKITRDRPTVVSELSKHKIIRAAAGRSHTVVVTEDGQSFAFGWNKHGQLGTGSAKNEIESSPVQCAVSEVKTATCGAEFTVWLTSVEGASILTAGLPQYGQLGHGTDNEYNTKDSSVKLAYEAQPRPRAIAAFSGETIVKVACGTNHTVAVDKNGYVYTWGFGGYGRLGHREQKDEWTPRRVDVFTRQNVLPPNAVVSAGSANSACTAGGGQLYMWGKVKNSGDDWMYPKPLLDLSGWNLRCMDSGHMHHFVGADSSCISWGHAQSGELGYGPTGQKSSAVPKKVDILDGMHVISVACGFAHSMVVIDKTNVEDRLDQLDVYDGKASEEASVEPVSESPVSQKASKKGSAKAPANSNKRKKKDASSDSEGEEENSDDESDDYEEKSNGRAKSSSRGRGKAAGRATASKKGSGRGRGRPPSASKSSQPEGKVTPGKRGRPRKS